Within the Musa acuminata AAA Group cultivar baxijiao chromosome BXJ2-9, Cavendish_Baxijiao_AAA, whole genome shotgun sequence genome, the region agtgtttggttgtcatgcatttgtatatattccaaacaatgagaggtccaagctagatggtaagactaaagaatgtatttttcttagctactcgcataataatttttgttacaggctttgggatccaaaaaagcataaggtgtttagaagcaaagatgtagtcttctttgatgatcaaacTTTGGAAGATTTTAaaaagaaggcaccaaccaatacttctgtagaaggattagcatattgtgacccaattacccctctagtatattagggtgatgggggagatgtgcagaaagatagtgtagagcctaatgttgatctacctgtaggacatattgagcaagaagaagttagagagcaacttcccatagaaccacagttgagaagatcttctagacaatgtcaaccttccaaaagatactctatagatgagtatatgatgcttactgatgcaagtgaactagagagttaccaataagtagttgaaagtgagcagaaagagaagtggttagttgctatacaGGAAGAAATGTATGCTctcaaaagaaccacacttatgatttggtgctactaccaaatggaatgaaggcattgaagaacaagtgagttttcaggttgaagactcaagaatattgttctcaaccaaagtacaaagctatatTGGTtatgaaagactttggtcaaaagaaaggtattgactttgaagagattttttctcttgttattaaaatgtcttctattcgtgttgctcttggtattgctgctagccaggacttgaaggttgagtagttagatgtgaagacagctttcctttatggggatttagaggaggaaatttatatggagcaaccagaaggcttcaaagtcaaaagtAAAGAGAACTTTTTTTGCAAATTGAaaaaagagcttgtatgggctaaagcaagctccgagatagtggtacagaaaaatttgattcatttatgacaaaaaatggatacaaaagaatgactttagatcattatgtgtacatcaaatggtttggtgaggattttattattcttttactttatattgatgacatacttattcttgggaaagatatatctaaaattgacagattaaAGAAGGAGCTGAGTGAGTCCTTTACAATAAAGGACATGGAGCCAGCAAAATAAGTATTGGGTATGCAGATTTttcgtgataggaaaaataagaagatttgattatcataggagaaatacatcgagaatgtattggaaagattcagtatgagcaatgcaaaaccagttggttctcctcttgcaggtcacttcaagttgtgctcagaatagagtccgtcaagtgatgaggagaaggagaaaatgcaaaaggttccttatgcttcagtagttggaagtttaatgtatacaatggtatgtacgaggctagaCATCACATATACAgtcggtgttactagcagatttcttacaaatccaagcaaaaagaactaggcagtagtgaagtggatttttagatatctcaaagggagctctaaggtttgtttaagctttggaggtggaccatatgtgttaacaggttacataGATGCAGATATGATAAGAGATATAAATACAAGAAAGTCtatttcaggttatgtacttactttttacAAGggggctgtgtcatggcaatccaggttacaaagttgtattgctctctccaccatagaagtagaatatattgttgctacagaggcatgcaaagaaatgttatggatgaaagaattcttataagaattggagttgaaacaagaaaattatgtggtgcattgtgacagctagagtgccatccatttgtgtaagaacctaatgtttcattccaagtcaaagtatatagatgtcagatatcattggattcgaaatgtatttgaagagaagcagttgtagctttagaaaattcacacaaatgacaacggagtagacatattgacaaagactttaccaaaagaaagacatgagATATCCCGACAACTAGttagcatggcttcacattgaggaatcATGGAACAACTTCCCTTATGAGctgaagggagagattgttgggctgatagcctatattcagcccaatgtgggctttatcaacccacagcccacaccccctcttaacctaaccctagatcaatataaggggggtgtggtggctacgttttggcgTGAAGGTGGTTGCATTTTTTTGGACAGAAAAGGGCAGTAACGTGGAAATCTTCAcagcagaaaagaggagaagaaaaaggcagaaaaataaaaaaaagaaaggaaagaaaacaaagaCAACGCAAAGAAACCGTTctgaatcatctagcagtgttctcattttaggttagatcaaatctacagtagactcttgctgtgattacttggagagGTTTCAGATATTGtggatagtgacgtgatccttatatcccagttattctcttgtgactgttactagggtttagggtatgagattgagatttgtatattcattattcttatagtggattatctctagtttgccccatgatttttacccttcacattagagggattttccacatatatcttgatgttctattttattgtgattttatttaattccgttgcattgtgattttatttaattccgttgcatgtgctagtatttgttcatatacaaaaattatttctctttatatcccatcacttATTGGATGACGATCTAATAAATGAGAATACTATCTGTGTAGTATATACTTGCTCTTGAATAACTTTTTATTAGCTCTGAGACCAGACAGGAGGAAATGTGTCTTATGTTCCTCCCCAAGCTCATGAGCTGTTGTTGGAATTTTCGCAATCGGTCCAATTTGACCTTTTATTTATTAGATAGGAAGTTGGAACTGATTGATAGGGAATGACTGCTTTATCACTTTATGTTGCAAGATGTACATGGGCATTTCGTGGAAATTGCAATTTATGAAATCTGCTTCTTTTGCTTTGTATAGCAatgaaattgatccactaacatcTGGACTGATGATTTTCTTCTTTTCATGTGGAGATAAAATAAAGATTTCTTTAAGCAATCTTTATAAGTAAGACGGTTTGTAGAAAAGTATCTTTTATTAGAAACAACCCTGAGGAATTCATCTTTCAGGGGAAATTAGAGGGAAAAGAAATATTTATACTAGGGAGTTTTCAGACATCTAGGAATGGTGGGATAGTGATCGGCAcatgctttttttcttttatattaaacATACTACAAAGGGATGCCTTCTTAAGAACGAAGTGGCCAAATCTCATCCGGTATCCAGTACACTTTTGGTGAGTTATTGCCTGGTTTTCTGCTGCTAATTAGCTGTAGATTGGATCTCTTCGTTTTGTTTTGTCAGTCCATCTTATCTTGCAGGTCTCTTGTTCTATCCTACAAATCTGTTCAGTATTTGCTGGATCAAAAGAAGGGAAACCCTACACCTCATTGGAGTGATCATGTCCAATGACATCAGAATGGTTCAGTGTTCTCCTCTTGGCTTCTTGGGTTAGAAGCAGCATAAAAAATGTCCTCATTGGAGTAACCATTTTTGTTGTTTCTAATTTAAAAATCATGTGAAgcctttatttttatataatcatGCAATAAATTATTCATATAATGTTTTCAATACTCAATGATGGCAAAGGATCTATGCACCTGACTCTAAATAAAAAGGACATTATGACTTCTTGTTGTTACTGTATAATTTTTTCAATCCAAAAATGGAAAAACTTCTAAAATTTCTTCATCATCGATAAAATACCAACAAATGACAAATCTTCCATAAGGTAAACATTTATTTTGGTAGTTCAACTCTCATTTATGTATTCAAGATTATTATATATTACGATTGGAAACATATAAACTAAAAGTTTAATCTGCTAAGGATTATCATATATTACAGTTCTCTCCATTTATTGTTTCATTTCCAGCATCCATATCCTAATGTAAGAACAATGATAGGAAGTAAGATTCAACTTCAGAAAATATAAACTATTACATCATTAATACGTCTGTTAATTATTTCATAGATCAGAACAATCAAGCCAGCAGCAGtccaaggaagagagagagagagaaagagagagagagagagagagatggtataTATATAGCTGACGCAGAAAGCTCTTCTCTACGACTCAAGCTGAGCATACCAGATGCCCTGGATCTTCACATCCTTGGGCGTCTTCGCCCCTAGGTCGGTGTCCGACGGCTGAAAGCTCTCGAACACGCCGATCACCTCGCCCGTCTCCGGCTTGCTCTTGGTGACGCTCAGCGTGATGGTCCCCGTGGAGGACGACGTGTTCTTGATGTTCTCCTTGCTCAGCTCCTCCTCGTCTCCCCTCCCTCCGGCGGGCAGCGCCACCGCGTTGTCGTACCCGGTGGAGCCCCCCCTCCCCTTGGGGTCCAGGAACGAGGAGCCCCGGTAGCTGGGCACCAGGAACTTGCCGCTGAAGCTCTCGGGCTTGCCGGAGGCCACCAGCTGCTTGATGGTGAAGAGAAAGGGAACGCGCTCGCCGCCGGGAAGCTGCACGGTGACGGCAGCGTAGTCGATTCCGTCCTTCTCCTCGAACTTGACGGTGCCGTCGGGGGAGACCTCGAAGGGCCCCTCAATCTCGTCCAGCGTGTAGGTGAGGCGGGTCATCAGCTTCGTCTTCTGGAACTCTGGCGGGGCGTTCTTGCTCACGGCCTCCGCCTTCACGGTGAAGGAGGTGGGCTCGAGGCATAATTTCTTGGTGTTGTACTTGCCCGGCTTGAAGGCGAACGACTCCACCCCGCCGTCGATGGTCGGGCACTGGTTCGCCGTTCCCGTCCCCTTCACCTCCATGTACGTCTTACTCTGGATCTCGTCATATGTCAGCCTCTTCGGCACTCCCTCCGCGCTTGCTCCCTGTCACATGTGTGCCGGTAAAGAAGAGGTAGTCACGAGGAAGGAGAGAACGAACGAGGAGGATGGACGAGTACCGTGACAACGAGGGCGGAGGCGGCCAGGGCGAAGCCGGCGAGCTTGACGCCATCAGCGCACTTCTGGGCCATCTCTCGGACGTCCGACTGCAAGGAGCAGGTGAGCCTGGCACTGGCAGCAGGCTCAAGGCCGAAGGCCTTGGTGAGGTGAGATGAGGACCTCAATTGCACTCCTGCAGCGGTCCGGCTGGTGGCGCCGACCTTTGCCGGCTGCATGAGGGTAGCGGCGGCCTGGAGGGACGCTGCCATTCTTCTTTGCTACTGTGCCTGTGctgctttcctcctcctcctcttctccgcaGGATCTCTGCGAAGGCGAGTTAAAAGATGTGGTGTGGGTGGTGGATAAGAGGGTTGGATAAGGGATGTCTTCTCATTGGTTGGTGAGTCCCCATGTGGCAATTGTGGTACGCCACAGATTGTCTCTGTGTGGTGCTCATTGAGCTGCCACTTCTGTTGGTGCTTTGCATCCAGCAAATGAGTCCTGGTCACGTCAGTAGTCAGACGCATGGCTGTCACCACACAGGATAAACCAAGTCACACTTGTGCTGCACTTGGGCATGTGTGGTGCACAATTTTGTCAGAGTTGTTTAGTTTCATGGAAAACCTGATGATAGCCCATGTTCGTTGGTTAACGTTCTATTTGGATGAGGAATAGAATCGACTCTAGCTTGATACATAGTTCCTTGATGAGGAGGCTTGCTGAGGCTTCTTaaaagaattttctttttctgGGAAGTTATTAAAACATATTACTCATGAGGGACCATTCCCTCCATCAAAAATAATTACGTCTACTATTGACTTATCTAAAAGTATATAACGTGCAAATATTACTAGCACCTagagatatatttttatgaaatctatTCTTCATAAATGTGATATATAAAAACTCATATTAGTAGTTTTTAAAgctgaaatatatatttttaaaattgttaTGTATAAAGTTCTTTAAAATGTTATTTGAAGTATATATAGTactgaaatatatttttaaatatattttatagtgaAAGGATACAATCCTCAAGTGCAATAAACATAAGTGTTGCAAATTCATTTATATATGCATAGATGGATTAGGAGATAATTAAGTGGAGAGAAATAAAAAATGGGTGCTACACTAAGAATGTTAAGATATGAGATGGAAGGATAAATTTAGATTGAAAactctttatttttattaaacCAAATTAGACTCATATTAAGTTATATCAATTTCAAAATCATGTTAAGAGAAAAATAACCTGAGATAGGCCTAATGGGCTGAGCCCAACCACTTCGGGCAATGCACTAATTAGCCTTGATATATACTAAATGCACCTTCTTTCTCTTTTGTCCTAGTCTTCCGCATCAAAATAATAAGATGTAATCTCTTTATCACATTTTTCACccatttgataagaccctaaaatcttatcgtcactctgaaaccaattgataagatcctaaggtcttatcgtggaagaaagaggagaaaagagaatgataatAATCGCTTCGAGAAGATCGGTCtcgttgatcgcttcgaggggattggcctcctagggtttgtccataaagtggaataacatttAATTGATTAACTAATTGATTTACAAGAGAAatgattacatcactatttatagagttccacccagagtctactaggacttggactctaataataaataaatattaaataaactctaTCCGACTCAattaaacatactcaataaacattattcaaaagattagaaaataaagggatcctaacaattttgcccccttcaaatcagccttgtccttaaggctaagcagcatcaaactcggggagcttctctttcaacacttcaatcataggctatctgtaatacatcacaactcgttgatcaagtaagtatggtctcaactttttgatagtataagcaataTGTCTTGGCCTTTTATAAGTATGGTCTTTTAGTGTAGCAATCATTGTAGAAAACTTCTGGTCATGTATAATcatttttatctttgaacatttgctatatcacaagtgaaaatctatCCATCAGCAATTGTTATTTCAAGTCTCTCATAAccttcaatgtgatgggccaatcggtcaatagtttcactgtccataaaattgttagtgctaccaatattaatcaaaactataacaggctaatattccaaagttccgccaactttcatagtttgcgggttagagtagtcggctaatgcatgcattatatGTATGGTAGATCTaatatcttcattagaatttatactttcatgatcggagtccacattcttagctttcggttcctctccaattggttcaatcatcagaagttgccattgtttacatcggtgctccatactccacttttcatcatagtacaaacctctTGCTAATctctccttgctaatttttttcttatgtagatgTGTAAATAagatcgtagctatcatagtacgaggttgacgagccttaacttcacactagaTCTTTGGAATAAGCCCTTTAATAAATGTACCTAGAAGttatcggtccgaccaatctctagcttgatttgataatctttcaaacctactctgatattctaacactatagaagtctgacgaattttggcaagttggcaatcaacattctcatattcggatgggccaaagcgaacaagaagccctcttttgaactgctcccatgaaggaactctgtggaaagtttcataccaatcatatcattggattgcatctccattgagctggattgaggccacttctaccttagattcttctagggttctatgaaaatgaaaaaatatttccaccttagagatccaactagtcggaccCCCATATTCctatcgtggaaattctaccctaatgCGTGAGTAGTGTGTGTTACCATCCTTGGGCCCTTTTTTTGTACCTCCTAATCTGTTCAACGTAGAACttaagctcccatcttgttgaaatttgctaaggctctccagtatgttgggaaatcttgggggcgacatcatatgcgcagcgaaagaacaagaaaacaaaatccctgattcccaaagagatgttcatcgtcatgcgaagattggtgcgcaaaatccacgaaacttaaaactgcatatagagtagattgtattacctagggagatcgtatatccctgtttccttgcagatccttaggtgagggtgaaggaggtcaagcgtcctcctctctagcgatgatccacacagtagggttgcgacgacgctcctcaaacctccaggcctgctctgaggtggagagggggaggagaataggagaagcaagcaaaggctctagcctatgaggctctgaatctctcctatttatagaggtccactatcaaaccctaatgggtcctcccccagtgggtattggatctgcatccaataagacaagggctccgtcggatatctcatatccgaacctctactcatcgcaatgcctaccatatatgtgtgaccctctaggcccaatatcgagctggccgtgagtcatacctgtcagaactccttctaactcagtgaattattatctttgcaataattcacttgactcatcgactatggacgtattaggccactacaccgtagtccccaaacgatacaagggaatccaatccattggacctatctgtccttagttactgtgtatctatagtccctcatccatctaatatcccagagatcatatatcgagcatggtgctgtcagacccatacggtttatactcgagtctcgctctaatcggattctcccggagaaacctttctctctcaacccgaatgaccctagccagtgatttgtctgagcaagaacacatgggatattcctctcatgacgtcgagagtggatgatcctctatcaacactcaatagccctcgtaaggtcgactaccactcccaatgactagctgtactagatctgggacaaccaaacctataagtctggtatcaaagagtggagcactcatacaagacatccttggtgtctcaagtctaaggaccagatacaccactaggactacgaaatcattgtttgacaataaggcatcatcaaccatccagcattccgtaagtggatcaatcagtgaactcattctccaatgagcacatgtactatatcccaagtgtccctacacgagcagctatgagaccagctgcatccatcatattgacgggtatacaacacaccagtctgtccgattatcacgatgtccttctcgagtaacctgtgatcgggattatttaggatatgtatttaaaggtgaatcgatctcattatcgtaatctcatcacgatctgattcccattgcacaaatctaaggacatcacaatatatatatatatgcacatatgcaatagttataaagtgatatacgccaaaatataataagcaaaaaaattctgtatcaagtcatacgtgccatcactcacgtgattggcttgctgggcacctatgactaacaatctcccacttgatctaaagctaatcacctatgtgtttgatccccattagacccctgtgatgctcaaagacaaaataagacaacggttttgtcagtggatctgcaatgttatcttcggataaaactctttccactactacatctcctcgggttacgatctctctaataagttggaacctcctcggaacacttctgata harbors:
- the LOC135623290 gene encoding oxygen-evolving enhancer protein 1, chloroplastic-like yields the protein MAASLQAAATLMQPAKVGATSRTAAGVQLRSSSHLTKAFGLEPAASARLTCSLQSDVREMAQKCADGVKLAGFALAASALVVTGASAEGVPKRLTYDEIQSKTYMEVKGTGTANQCPTIDGGVESFAFKPGKYNTKKLCLEPTSFTVKAEAVSKNAPPEFQKTKLMTRLTYTLDEIEGPFEVSPDGTVKFEEKDGIDYAAVTVQLPGGERVPFLFTIKQLVASGKPESFSGKFLVPSYRGSSFLDPKGRGGSTGYDNAVALPAGGRGDEEELSKENIKNTSSSTGTITLSVTKSKPETGEVIGVFESFQPSDTDLGAKTPKDVKIQGIWYAQLES